From a single Cyprinus carpio isolate SPL01 chromosome A3, ASM1834038v1, whole genome shotgun sequence genomic region:
- the LOC109057907 gene encoding beta-galactoside-binding lectin-like — MSGVLVQNMSFKTGQTLTVTGVPSADSTNFAINIGHSAEDIALHMNPRFDAHGDQRIIVCNSFQDGKWCEEHREASFPFNPNEEFQIKITFTNEEFLMTLSDGSQIRFPNRQGAEKYKYMFFEGEGRIHGIEIK, encoded by the exons ATGAGC GGTGTGCTTGTGCAGAATATGTCCTTTAAGACGGGACAGACTCTGACTGTCACGGGAGTCCCCAGTGCTGATTCCACAAA TTTTGCCATTAACATTGGTCACAGCGCCGAGGACATCGCTCTACACATGAACCCTCGATTTGACGCCCATGGTGACCAGCGCATTATAGTGTGCAATTCATTCCAGGACGGCAAATGGTGTGAGGAGCACAGAGAGGCCAGCTTTCCATTTAATCCGAACGAGGAGTTCCAG ATAAAAATCACTTTCACCAATGAGGAGTTCCTGATGACTCTTTCTGATGGTTCTCAGATTCGCTTCCCTAACCGTCAAGGCGCTGAGAAGTACAAATATATGTTCTTTGAAGGAGAGGGCAGGATCCATGGGATCGAAATTAAGTAG
- the LOC109057918 gene encoding chitobiosyldiphosphodolichol beta-mannosyltransferase-like, translated as MADANAAVAVVTVSLVLLGLLSGLSLSWALLPVAVVVLIFVLASGLKGRDELAHLNVCVLVLGDIGRSPRIQYHALSLSRHGYNVTLIGFLGTKPHQDIIEDDRIDILPISELKGLTVGPRIFRYASKVIFQSFQLFYVLMKIEDQGYILMQNPPGLPAIAVTWVASRLRGNQFIIDWHNYGYTIMALTHGENHFIVKLAKWYEKLFGRFSDHNLCVTNAMREDLRKNWNIEATTLYDKPPPIFRETPLKLQHELFIRMGSTYLPFRPSLDVTKEYMELTAFTEHNTQTGAVTRSAGRPALLISSTSWTEDEDFSVLLQALEEYEKFVEAGHKLPSLVCVITGKGPQKEYYKKLIDSKEFHHIKICTPWLEAEDYPVLLGSADLGVCLHKSSSGLDLPMKVVDMFGCCLPVCAIHFQCLHELVKHEENGLIFKDSKELSEQLKLLFSDFPGDQGKLGIFRKNLRESGQQRWDENWDHNVLPLIKEHCD; from the exons ATGGCGGATGCCAATGCGGCAGTAGCTGTAGTAACAGTTTCATTGGTTCTTTTAGGACTTTTGTCGGGGTTAAGCTTATCGTGGGCTCTTCTACCAGTCGCTGTAGTTGTGCTTATTTTTGTACTAGCCAGTGGATTAAAGGGACGAGATGAACTTGCACATTTGAACGTTTGCGTGTTGGTGCTGGGAGATATAGGGCGCAGTCCTCGCATTCAGTATCATGCGCTCTCTCTCAGCAGACACGGATACAATGTCACCCTAATTGGCTTCCTTG GTACTAAACCTCACCAAGACATTATTGAGGATGACAGGATAGACATACTTCCAATTTCAGAACTAAAGGGGCTTACAg TTGGCCCCAGAATTTTCAGGTATGCATCAAAGGTGATATTCCAGTCTTTCCAGCTGTTCTATGTGTTGATGAAGATTGAGGACCAAGGCTATATCCTTATGCAG AATCCTCCTGGACTGCCAGCTATAGCGGTGACATGGGTGGCAAGTCGTTTAAGGGGAAACCAGTTTATCATAGACTGGCACAACTATGGATACACCATAATGGCTCTCACTCATGGGGAGAATCATTTCATTGTTAAGCTGGCAAAATG GTACGAGAAGCTCTTTGGACGTTTCTCGGATCATAACTTATGTGTCACTAATGCAATGAGAGAAGATCTTCGGAAAAACTGGAATATTGA GGCAACCACATTATATGACAAGCCACCCCCGATATTTAGAGAAACGCCTCTGAAACTTCAACATGAGCTGTTTATCAGAATGGGCAGTACTTACTTACCATTTAGGCCTAG TCTTGATGTCACTAAGGAGTACATGGAACTGACAGCCTTCACAGAGCACAATACTCAGACAGGTGCTGTGACGCGCTCTGCTGGACGTCCTGCTCTGCTTATCAGCAGCACCAGCTGGACTG AGGATGAAGACTTCTCAGTTCTTTTACAAGCTCTtgaag AGTATGAGAAGTTTGTAGAGGCAGGACACAAACTTCCATCATTGGTTTGTGTGATTACAG GTAAGGGTCCTCAAAAGGAGTATTACAAGAAGCTGATTGACTCCAAAGAATTTCATCATATCAAGATTTGCACTCCATGGCTGGAAGCGGAGGATTATCCAGTTTTACTTG GTTCTGCTGATCTTGGGGTCTGCTTGCACAAATCCTCCAGTGGTCTTGACCTTCCAATGAAAGTGGTCGACATGTTCGGTTGTTGTCTGCCAGTCTGTGCTATACACTTTCAGTG CTTGCATGAGCTGGTGAAACATGAGGAAAATGGGCTCATTTTCAAAGACTCCAAGGAACTGTCTGAACAGTTAAAG CTTCTGTTTTCAGACTTCCCTGGTGATCAGGGGAAACTGGGCATTTTCAGGAAGAATCTCAGGGAAAGCGGGCAGCAGCGCTGGGATGAGAACTGGGACCATAACGTCCTGCCACTTATTAAAGAGCACTGCGACTAA